The Opitutales bacterium ASA1 genome window below encodes:
- a CDS encoding hypothetical protein (frameshifted, insertion/deletion at around 1314885) → MRREHPVRTLCRLLEVSASGYYAWRRREPSARRMHDTDLKRRIAAVHRRSRGNYGAPRIVAELRAAGTPISKRRCARLMREMRLRGRKRQQRRPRTTDSSHGKTVSANLLAERPQPTGPDEVWVSDITYIKTREGWCYLAVIMDLWSRMIVGWAVALTLHAGLAIAALYRALACRKPRPGLMHHSDRGSQYADGDYQNILAEHHIARSMSRAGNCYDNAAAESFFSTFKTESGIEESIPPDHRDVELASFDYIETFYNRTRRHSSLGYLSPVAFENQRFEHDTKTA, encoded by the coding sequence TTGAGGCGCGAGCATCCCGTCCGCACGCTTTGCCGACTCTTGGAGGTGTCCGCGAGCGGCTACTACGCCTGGCGCCGTCGCGAGCCCTCGGCGCGGCGGATGCACGATACCGATCTCAAACGACGAATAGCAGCCGTCCATCGCCGCAGCCGGGGCAACTACGGAGCCCCACGCATCGTCGCGGAACTACGAGCGGCAGGCACGCCCATCAGCAAACGCCGCTGCGCTCGACTGATGCGCGAGATGCGCCTGCGCGGTCGCAAGCGGCAGCAACGGCGTCCCCGCACCACCGACAGCTCGCACGGCAAGACCGTGTCGGCGAACCTGCTCGCCGAACGGCCGCAGCCCACCGGCCCCGACGAAGTCTGGGTCTCGGACATCACCTACATCAAAACCCGAGAAGGCTGGTGCTATCTGGCCGTGATCATGGACCTGTGGAGTCGCATGATAGTCGGCTGGGCCGTCGCGCTCACCCTGCACGCCGGCCTGGCGATCGCCGCGCTGTATCGTGCGCTCGCATGCCGAAAACCTCGCCCCGGACTGATGCATCACTCCGATCGCGGCAGCCAGTACGCCGACGGGGATTATCAAAACATCCTCGCCGAACATCACATCGCTCGAAGCATGAGCCGCGCGGGCAACTGTTACGACAACGCCGCGGCGGAATCGTTCTTCAGTACCTTCAAGACCGAAAGCGGCATCGAAGAGTCGATTCCGCCCGATCATCGTGACGTCGAACTTGCCAGCTTCGACTACATCGAGACCTTCTACAACCGAACAAGGCGCCACAGCTCGCTCGGTTACCTCTCACCTGTGGCCTTCGAAAATCAACGATTCGAACATGACACCAAGACCGCCTGA